CGGCATGACCGATCTCCAGGCCCGTATCGTCGCCGAACTCGGCGTGCAGCCCACCATCCGGCCCGAGCAGGAGGTGCGCCGCCGCGTGGACTTCCTGAAGGCGTACCTGCAGGGCACGCCCGCGCGCGGCTTCGTGCTCGGCATTTCCGGCGGGCAGGACTCCAGCCTCACCGGGCGCCTGTGCACACTGGCCGTGCAGGAACTCAACGCGGACGCGCCGGGGGAAGGGTACACCTTCGTGGCCGTGCGCCTCCCGCACCACGTGCAGGCCGACGAGGACGACGCGCAGCTCGCCCTGACCTTCATCGGCGCGCCGGAAGTCGTGACGCTCAACATCGGGCCAGCCACGGATGCCGCCTCTGCGGGCGTGCAGGCGGCCCTGGGCGAACCGCTGCGGGACTTCGTGCGCGGGAACCTCAAGGCGCGCGAACGCATGGCGCTGCAGTACGCGCTGGCCGGGCAGCGGAACCTGCTGGTGGTCGGCACGGACCACGCGGCGGAGGCCGTGACGGGCTTCTACACCAAGTACGGGGACGGCGGCGTGGACGTCACGCCGCTCGTCGGGCTGAACAAACGCCAGGGCCGCGCGCTCCTCGAGAGCCTGAACGCCCCGGAACGCCTGTACCTCAAGACGCCCACCGCCGACCTGGAGGACGACCGGCCCGGCCTGCCGGACGAGGCGGCCCTCGGCGTCACGTACACCCAGATCGACGATTACCTCGAAGGCATGGCCGTGCCTGCCGAGGCGGCGAGCGTCATCGAG
This genomic window from Deinococcus aquiradiocola contains:
- the nadE gene encoding ammonia-dependent NAD(+) synthetase, whose amino-acid sequence is MTDLQARIVAELGVQPTIRPEQEVRRRVDFLKAYLQGTPARGFVLGISGGQDSSLTGRLCTLAVQELNADAPGEGYTFVAVRLPHHVQADEDDAQLALTFIGAPEVVTLNIGPATDAASAGVQAALGEPLRDFVRGNLKARERMALQYALAGQRNLLVVGTDHAAEAVTGFYTKYGDGGVDVTPLVGLNKRQGRALLESLNAPERLYLKTPTADLEDDRPGLPDEAALGVTYTQIDDYLEGMAVPAEAASVIERWFTVTRHKRAMPVSPLDTWWQTQP